The following coding sequences are from one Virgibacillus necropolis window:
- a CDS encoding SIS domain-containing protein codes for MNYFSHIQKLLQTVEVHESKTMTQAAEKIANSIKQDGIVHLFGCGHSHILTEETFYRAGGLVPVHPIFHEPLMLHEGATRSSTLERKNNYAKKFMEDQDIRVGDIMIVVSNSGRNPVPVDVALIAKEKGATVIGITSITYAKSQPSRHINSKYLHEVVEVVIDNHAPTGDAVLSHPEVSVNYGPVSTAIGATIINNVFAEAITLLADQKMEAPVFLSGNLEGADQHNKMMMEKYKDRIKF; via the coding sequence ATGAACTATTTTTCACATATACAGAAGTTACTTCAAACAGTTGAAGTGCATGAAAGTAAGACTATGACGCAAGCTGCTGAAAAAATCGCTAATTCAATCAAACAGGATGGAATCGTTCATTTGTTTGGTTGTGGGCACTCCCATATATTAACAGAAGAAACTTTTTATCGTGCCGGTGGACTCGTTCCTGTGCATCCCATTTTCCATGAGCCATTAATGCTACACGAAGGCGCTACTCGATCCTCCACACTTGAACGAAAAAATAATTATGCGAAAAAGTTTATGGAAGATCAGGACATCCGAGTAGGCGATATAATGATTGTAGTCTCTAATTCTGGACGAAATCCGGTTCCTGTCGACGTGGCACTGATTGCAAAAGAAAAAGGTGCAACAGTGATTGGTATCACCTCAATTACATATGCAAAAAGCCAACCATCCCGGCATATAAACAGCAAATATCTACATGAGGTAGTGGAAGTTGTCATTGATAATCATGCTCCAACAGGTGATGCTGTATTAAGCCATCCAGAGGTATCAGTTAATTATGGGCCTGTTTCAACAGCAATTGGTGCAACAATTATTAATAATGTATTCGCTGAAGCTATCACATTATTAGCAGATCAAAAAATGGAAGCACCTGTATTCCTAAGTGGAAATTTGGAAGGCGCTGATCAACATAATAAAATGATGATGGAAAAATATAAAGATCGAATAAAATTTTAA
- a CDS encoding VanZ family protein codes for MKKMKYWLLPVGWMGVIFNSSATPYQEQDIKPLLSDSLDLSFLVPVVQHISFYYHHSEVSVAALGIEGFIEFFIRKGAHISVYFILMCLFYLAFKKTIRASMKTRLLLSFIFTSLYAALDEFHQGFTQNRTPYVGDVGLDMFGALLAFILIVVSFKVRKRRV; via the coding sequence ATGAAAAAAATGAAGTATTGGCTTCTACCAGTGGGTTGGATGGGAGTTATTTTTAACTCGTCTGCAACGCCTTATCAGGAACAAGATATTAAACCTTTGTTGTCGGATAGCCTTGATCTTTCTTTTTTAGTTCCAGTCGTTCAACATATCTCTTTTTATTATCATCATTCAGAAGTAAGTGTAGCCGCGCTTGGTATTGAAGGGTTTATTGAGTTTTTTATCAGGAAAGGCGCACATATTTCTGTATATTTTATTTTGATGTGTTTGTTTTACCTTGCTTTTAAAAAAACAATACGAGCTTCTATGAAGACAAGGTTACTGCTTTCGTTTATTTTTACAAGCTTATATGCTGCTCTAGATGAATTTCATCAAGGATTCACCCAAAACCGTACACCATATGTCGGTGATGTTGGGCTGGATATGTTTGGTGCCTTGCTTGCATTTATACTGATAGTTGTTTCTTTCAAGGTAAGAAAAAGACGCGTTTAA
- the nagE gene encoding N-acetylglucosamine-specific PTS transporter subunit IIBC has product MLGYLQRLGKSLMLPIAMLPAAALLLRLGAEDVFDIPFVSAAGSGILDNLGLIFAIGIAIGFSRDGNGAAALSGAVGYLVLNGGYKAINDELDLGVFAGIIAGIAAGHLYNKFHDIQLPEFLAFFGGKRFVPIVTSVAMVIISGLIGLLWGPVQDGINALGSWFINSGAIGVGAYGFFNRLLIPIGLHHVVNTLIWFDFGTFVDAAGDVWHGEINRFLHGDPNAGFFMAGFFPIMMFGLPAACLAMYATAKKHRKAAVGGFLGSIALTSFLTGITEPIEYSFMFLSPLLYVVHAILMGLSMMVSYWLEIKHGFGFSAGLIDYVLNFGIASRPLLLLVQGLVFGFIYFVVFYVLIKKLDLKTPGREDEDEEFVEENEQTGTPSSGKGRKNYDGKAYHYLEALGGLENIKTLDYCATRLRLQMNDMEKVDEKALKRQGANGVMKVNKKNLQVIVGTTVEFLADAMRKRMDQGNMQAPEGSKVVTKTTDEAVSIQKFNADDFVMPVKGKILPIREVPDQVFSEKMMGDGFAIEPEDGTYLSPVDGEVINVFPTKHAVGIRSDTGLEILVHIGLDTVELKGKGFDVHVKEGDKINKGDALVTIDLAYIKANATSHISPIVFTNLGENERVSLLQSGTIEAGNRGIIEIN; this is encoded by the coding sequence ATGTTAGGTTATTTGCAACGACTCGGAAAATCGTTAATGCTTCCGATTGCGATGCTACCAGCTGCAGCATTGTTGTTACGTCTTGGTGCAGAGGATGTTTTTGATATTCCGTTTGTATCTGCTGCAGGTAGTGGTATTTTAGATAATTTGGGCCTTATATTTGCTATTGGTATAGCTATTGGTTTTTCGCGTGATGGAAATGGAGCTGCTGCACTATCAGGTGCTGTAGGTTATCTGGTACTTAATGGTGGGTATAAAGCAATTAATGACGAGCTTGATCTCGGGGTATTTGCTGGGATAATTGCTGGTATAGCTGCTGGACATTTGTATAATAAATTTCATGATATCCAGCTACCAGAGTTCCTGGCGTTCTTCGGGGGTAAACGTTTTGTACCAATTGTAACTTCGGTTGCGATGGTTATTATATCGGGACTAATTGGATTATTATGGGGGCCTGTACAAGATGGAATTAATGCATTAGGTAGTTGGTTTATTAATTCTGGTGCTATTGGTGTCGGAGCATATGGATTCTTTAATCGATTATTAATTCCGATTGGGTTACATCACGTGGTTAACACATTAATTTGGTTTGACTTTGGAACATTTGTCGATGCCGCTGGTGATGTATGGCATGGTGAAATTAATCGATTCCTACATGGTGATCCGAACGCTGGATTCTTTATGGCTGGGTTCTTCCCAATCATGATGTTTGGTTTACCTGCAGCGTGTTTGGCAATGTATGCTACAGCGAAAAAACATCGTAAAGCAGCTGTTGGAGGATTCCTCGGAAGTATCGCTTTAACATCGTTCCTAACAGGAATTACTGAACCAATCGAATATTCTTTTATGTTTCTAAGTCCTTTATTGTATGTTGTTCATGCAATATTAATGGGACTATCCATGATGGTATCCTATTGGTTGGAAATCAAGCATGGTTTCGGCTTTTCGGCAGGGCTTATCGATTATGTTCTCAATTTCGGGATTGCATCAAGACCATTACTACTTCTTGTGCAAGGTTTAGTCTTCGGATTTATATATTTCGTGGTTTTCTATGTACTAATCAAGAAACTTGATTTGAAAACACCTGGTCGAGAGGATGAGGATGAAGAATTTGTTGAAGAAAATGAACAAACGGGAACACCTTCAAGTGGAAAAGGTCGTAAGAATTATGATGGAAAAGCGTATCATTATTTGGAAGCCTTAGGTGGTCTTGAAAATATAAAGACGCTAGATTATTGTGCAACTAGACTTCGCTTACAAATGAATGATATGGAAAAGGTTGATGAAAAAGCGTTAAAACGCCAGGGAGCTAATGGTGTGATGAAAGTAAACAAAAAGAATTTACAAGTTATCGTAGGAACAACGGTTGAATTTTTAGCGGATGCAATGCGAAAAAGAATGGATCAAGGAAATATGCAAGCCCCTGAGGGTTCAAAGGTTGTAACAAAGACTACCGATGAAGCAGTTTCCATACAAAAGTTTAACGCAGATGACTTTGTAATGCCTGTAAAGGGTAAGATTCTTCCTATCAGGGAAGTACCAGACCAAGTATTTTCAGAAAAAATGATGGGAGATGGTTTTGCAATTGAACCTGAAGATGGCACATATCTATCTCCTGTGGATGGTGAAGTCATCAATGTATTTCCAACAAAACATGCAGTAGGAATTCGGTCGGATACTGGTCTAGAAATACTGGTACACATTGGATTAGATACTGTCGAGTTAAAAGGTAAAGGATTTGACGTACATGTTAAAGAGGGGGACAAGATCAATAAAGGTGACGCTCTCGTTACAATTGATTTAGCCTATATTAAAGCAAATGCGACATCGCACATATCACCTATTGTGTTCACAAATTTAGGTGAAAATGAGCGTGTTAGTCTGCTCCAATCAGGAACAATCGAAGCGGGTAATAGAGGGATTATTGAGATTAACTAA
- a CDS encoding GntR family transcriptional regulator encodes MINKNSPLPIYYQLEEEIRLLIQTKKLKPGELLPSEREYAERYNISRMTVRQAINNLASDGLLYRQKGRGTFISDKKFEQDLQGLTSFSEDMRERGLTPSNKVISFKLLDANERIAEILRLDKNEKVFEIKRIRYANESPVAVETIYTPKRLVGNLTQENVEESFYHYIETNLNLNIAYGDQMIESVLANAFEIENLNVNDGEPILLMQRTSYLSDESATPLEYVKSAYRADKYKFKLQMRR; translated from the coding sequence ATGATTAATAAAAATTCACCCTTACCTATTTATTATCAACTTGAAGAAGAGATTCGACTACTAATCCAAACAAAAAAACTAAAGCCTGGTGAATTATTACCTTCCGAACGGGAATATGCTGAGCGCTATAATATTAGTCGTATGACTGTCCGCCAAGCAATTAACAACTTGGCTTCTGATGGATTGTTGTACCGCCAAAAAGGGCGAGGAACATTTATTTCAGATAAAAAATTCGAACAGGATTTACAAGGGTTAACTAGTTTTAGCGAAGACATGCGAGAACGCGGTTTAACACCTTCTAACAAAGTAATCAGCTTTAAGTTACTAGATGCAAATGAGCGTATAGCAGAGATTTTGCGATTAGATAAAAATGAAAAAGTCTTTGAAATAAAACGGATACGGTATGCGAATGAATCGCCTGTTGCAGTTGAAACAATCTACACACCTAAGCGCTTAGTCGGGAACTTGACTCAAGAAAATGTAGAAGAATCATTCTATCATTATATAGAAACAAATCTTAATCTAAACATTGCATATGGTGACCAGATGATAGAATCTGTCCTGGCAAATGCTTTTGAAATTGAAAATTTGAACGTAAACGATGGTGAACCGATACTATTAATGCAACGTACCAGTTACCTGTCTGATGAAAGTGCAACACCACTTGAATATGTAAAATCCGCATATCGCGCGGACAAATATAAGTTTAAGCTGCAAATGCGGAGATGA
- the nagA gene encoding N-acetylglucosamine-6-phosphate deacetylase — protein MINVLVFTNTKIYMENNLIEDGCVVIVNEKIQAIYHKNDVPADFPENATIIDGTGKSLIPGFIDGHIHGANGADVMDATESALDKIAEILPNEGTTSFLATTITQSKKLIEAAIENVANYRNKPGYAEVIGIHLEGPFIEKSKAGAQPVNHILQPDCDLFREWQELSNNQIRTITMAPEHDTNGNFIQFLHQSGVNVSAGHTSIGYSAMKEAVKHGVTQVTHICNAMSGIHHRDIGVVGAAMKISELRAELIADGIHVSNEMMQLIYDNMGSERLILITDAMRAKCLHPGNYELGGQPVIVSDDRALLEDGTLAGSILKMNDSVKNMLKLSNVTMANIIEMASVNPAKQIGMFHKKGSIEAGKDADLLLVDDTLTIYYTICKGIIARRKEEAE, from the coding sequence ATGATAAATGTATTAGTTTTTACGAACACAAAAATTTATATGGAAAATAACCTAATTGAAGATGGTTGTGTTGTCATCGTTAATGAGAAAATCCAAGCGATTTACCATAAAAATGATGTGCCTGCTGATTTTCCTGAAAATGCAACCATAATTGATGGGACAGGGAAAAGCTTGATTCCTGGTTTTATTGATGGCCATATACACGGTGCGAATGGTGCCGACGTAATGGATGCTACAGAATCTGCGCTTGATAAAATTGCGGAGATACTCCCAAACGAAGGTACAACATCCTTTCTCGCAACCACAATTACCCAATCAAAAAAGCTAATTGAAGCTGCAATTGAAAATGTTGCTAACTATAGAAATAAACCTGGATATGCAGAAGTTATTGGTATTCACTTAGAAGGACCATTTATCGAAAAAAGTAAGGCTGGTGCACAGCCAGTTAATCATATTTTGCAACCCGATTGTGATCTATTTCGCGAATGGCAAGAACTATCTAATAATCAAATTAGGACAATCACTATGGCACCCGAACATGATACAAATGGGAACTTTATACAGTTTCTCCATCAATCAGGCGTTAATGTGTCTGCAGGACATACTAGTATTGGATATTCTGCTATGAAAGAAGCTGTGAAGCATGGGGTAACACAGGTTACTCATATTTGTAATGCAATGTCTGGGATTCATCATCGTGATATTGGCGTTGTAGGTGCTGCTATGAAGATTTCAGAATTACGTGCTGAACTAATTGCAGATGGGATTCATGTTTCGAATGAAATGATGCAATTGATTTATGACAATATGGGAAGTGAGCGTCTGATTTTGATAACAGATGCCATGCGGGCAAAATGTCTTCATCCCGGTAATTATGAGCTTGGAGGGCAACCTGTTATCGTTTCAGATGATCGTGCATTGTTGGAGGATGGTACGTTAGCAGGCAGTATTTTAAAAATGAATGATAGTGTAAAAAATATGTTAAAGCTGTCTAATGTTACGATGGCGAACATTATTGAAATGGCTTCTGTCAATCCAGCTAAACAAATCGGAATGTTTCATAAAAAAGGGAGCATTGAGGCTGGGAAAGATGCAGACCTTTTACTAGTTGATGACACGTTAACGATTTATTACACCATTTGTAAAGGAATTATTGCACGCAGAAAGGAAGAGGCTGAGTGA
- the nagB gene encoding glucosamine-6-phosphate deaminase — MKVLKVKNYDEMSEQACSILVDKINNMKHPVLGLATGSTPEGLYKKLIEQYNHGHVSFKDTTTFNLDEYIGLSKNHPNSYHYYMKNHLFQHIDINMDQVHVPKGDVIDIQNECVEYEKAILDHDKIDVQILGLGTNGHIGFNEPGTSFTSRTHMVDLAESTRQANARFFESLNDVPTKAITMGIEAIMESKEIIVLVSGDRKADALARFMNGDISEDFPASILQNHKQVTIIADEAALSKI; from the coding sequence GTGAAGGTTTTAAAGGTTAAAAATTATGATGAAATGAGTGAACAAGCTTGTTCTATATTAGTGGATAAAATAAATAACATGAAGCATCCTGTATTAGGACTTGCTACTGGCTCAACACCTGAAGGATTATATAAAAAATTAATTGAACAGTATAATCATGGGCACGTTTCATTTAAAGATACAACAACGTTTAACTTAGATGAATATATTGGTCTTTCAAAAAATCATCCAAACAGTTATCACTACTATATGAAGAATCATTTATTTCAACATATTGATATCAATATGGATCAGGTACACGTTCCAAAGGGGGATGTCATTGATATTCAAAACGAATGTGTAGAATATGAAAAGGCAATCCTTGATCATGACAAAATTGATGTACAAATTTTAGGGTTAGGGACAAATGGTCACATTGGCTTTAATGAACCCGGGACATCATTTACAAGTAGAACACATATGGTAGATTTAGCTGAATCAACCCGTCAGGCAAATGCTAGGTTTTTTGAGTCATTAAACGATGTGCCAACTAAAGCTATTACCATGGGAATTGAAGCAATCATGGAAAGTAAAGAAATTATTGTACTTGTATCAGGAGACAGAAAAGCTGATGCGTTAGCGCGATTTATGAACGGAGATATCAGTGAAGATTTTCCTGCTTCTATTTTACAAAATCATAAACAAGTAACCATTATTGCAGACGAAGCAGCGTTATCTAAAATATAG
- a CDS encoding YigZ family protein, translating into MLSYYYTIKQEGSSQVVIQKSRFTGHVKRVETEEKAQTFIAEIKKKYHDANHNCSAYIIGEHDHIQKANDDGEPSGTAGVPILEVLKKQKLKDTVIVVTRYFGGIKLGAGGLIRAYGGSASEVIKSTGVVERQLMQGIVVTVDYGLIGKLENVFRTSEHVLSKIDYLDQVVFHMYVKVENVQEFKDWVVDLTSDQVAIDDKDHAYIEIDRN; encoded by the coding sequence ATGCTGTCTTATTATTATACCATTAAACAAGAAGGATCGAGTCAAGTTGTTATACAAAAGTCCCGATTTACCGGTCATGTGAAACGTGTAGAAACAGAAGAGAAAGCACAGACCTTCATTGCGGAGATTAAGAAAAAATATCATGATGCTAACCATAACTGTTCTGCCTACATAATTGGAGAACATGATCACATACAAAAAGCAAACGATGACGGCGAACCAAGTGGTACTGCTGGCGTGCCTATCTTAGAGGTTCTAAAAAAACAGAAGCTGAAGGATACCGTCATCGTGGTGACACGCTATTTTGGCGGAATAAAGTTAGGTGCTGGTGGGTTAATCAGAGCTTATGGCGGTTCTGCCTCTGAAGTTATAAAATCGACTGGTGTTGTAGAGCGTCAATTAATGCAAGGAATAGTGGTGACGGTTGATTACGGGCTCATCGGAAAGCTTGAAAATGTATTCCGCACGTCTGAACATGTACTATCAAAAATTGATTATTTAGATCAGGTAGTTTTTCATATGTATGTAAAAGTCGAAAATGTGCAGGAATTTAAGGATTGGGTCGTGGATTTGACGAGTGATCAAGTAGCTATTGATGATAAGGATCACGCTTATATAGAAATTGATAGAAATTAA
- a CDS encoding sensor histidine kinase — translation MVMKTCEKALDGVIDEMVEVVEHSKDEIFNISEESRKEYELLTQELLETKTQVIEHISNGDKLEQKVRFSRKKLSEVSKYFERYSETEIRKVYENTHAMQTDLAMIQQQEKALRARRDDLERRLLVLDQTIERAEGLAGKITVILTYLNDDFKQVNELIEDAKEKHEFGLKIIEAQEEERRKISREIHDGPAQMLANILLRSEIVDRTFRDGDMDHVRKEISNMRKMIRTSLYEVRRIIYDLRPMALDDLGLVPTLKKYIANVAEYTGLKIEFVSIGNEQRFNQKYEVAFFRLVQEAVQNSIKHAEASHIVVKLEIKRNYLMMIVKDNGRGFDPNIKTTNSFGLIGMRERVDMLEGTFKINSIINEGTAIFISVPHKE, via the coding sequence ATGGTGATGAAAACGTGTGAAAAGGCTTTAGATGGTGTTATTGATGAGATGGTCGAAGTTGTTGAACACAGCAAAGATGAAATTTTTAACATTAGTGAAGAATCCCGAAAAGAGTACGAACTTTTGACACAGGAATTGCTAGAAACCAAGACTCAAGTCATTGAACACATCAGTAATGGAGATAAACTTGAACAAAAGGTTCGGTTTTCAAGGAAAAAGTTATCAGAGGTTAGCAAATATTTCGAACGCTATTCTGAGACTGAAATACGAAAGGTATATGAAAACACACATGCCATGCAAACTGACCTTGCTATGATTCAGCAACAGGAAAAAGCTTTACGTGCGAGGCGTGATGATCTAGAACGTCGTTTACTCGTTTTAGACCAAACGATTGAACGTGCTGAGGGATTAGCTGGTAAAATCACCGTAATTCTAACCTATTTAAATGATGATTTTAAACAAGTAAATGAATTAATTGAAGATGCCAAGGAAAAACATGAATTTGGCCTAAAAATAATTGAGGCCCAAGAAGAGGAAAGAAGAAAGATATCAAGAGAGATTCATGATGGACCTGCACAAATGCTTGCGAATATACTGCTCCGTTCAGAAATAGTAGATCGGACTTTCCGTGATGGCGATATGGATCATGTTCGAAAAGAGATTAGTAATATGCGTAAAATGATTCGTACATCCTTATACGAAGTACGTAGAATAATTTATGATTTACGACCAATGGCATTAGATGATTTAGGATTAGTTCCTACATTAAAAAAATATATTGCTAACGTTGCAGAATATACAGGACTCAAAATAGAGTTTGTATCAATTGGAAATGAGCAACGCTTTAATCAGAAGTATGAGGTAGCTTTTTTCCGTCTCGTTCAAGAAGCGGTTCAGAATTCAATCAAACATGCTGAGGCATCACACATTGTAGTTAAATTAGAGATAAAGAGAAACTACCTGATGATGATTGTTAAGGATAATGGTAGAGGGTTTGATCCTAATATAAAAACAACTAATTCGTTTGGGTTGATTGGGATGCGTGAACGAGTTGATATGCTTGAGGGTACCTTCAAAATAAATTCTATCATAAATGAAGGAACTGCAATTTTTATAAGTGTTCCACATAAAGAATAG
- a CDS encoding response regulator, translated as MVKKDLTKIVLIDDHKLFREGVKRILEFESSFEIIAEGDDGNVAAQLVAKHKPDVVLMDINMPDMNGVQATANLIRHHPDTSVIILSIHDDESYVTHALKTGAQGYLLKEMDSDSLIEAIKVVSDGGSYLHPRVTHNLVQEFRRLAKESTSNRSEIGADYRKPLHLLTRRECEVLQLLAEGKSNRGVADSLYISEKTVKNHVSNILQKMNVNDRTQAVVSAIRKGWVEIL; from the coding sequence ATGGTAAAAAAGGATCTTACAAAAATTGTATTAATAGATGATCATAAACTCTTTCGAGAAGGAGTAAAACGTATACTAGAGTTTGAATCTTCATTTGAAATAATAGCAGAAGGTGACGATGGAAATGTAGCAGCACAATTAGTTGCTAAGCATAAACCTGATGTTGTCTTAATGGATATCAATATGCCTGATATGAATGGAGTACAAGCTACTGCGAATCTCATTAGGCATCATCCAGACACAAGTGTTATCATTTTATCCATTCATGATGATGAAAGCTATGTTACACATGCATTAAAAACTGGTGCGCAAGGCTATTTATTAAAAGAAATGGATTCTGATTCACTAATTGAGGCAATTAAAGTTGTAAGTGACGGTGGATCTTATTTACACCCACGTGTAACCCATAATTTAGTTCAGGAATTTCGTCGACTAGCAAAAGAGTCCACTTCCAATCGGTCTGAAATTGGTGCTGATTATCGTAAACCACTACATTTGTTGACTCGCCGTGAGTGTGAAGTTTTACAGTTATTAGCTGAAGGTAAAAGTAATCGCGGGGTTGCAGACTCGTTATATATTAGTGAAAAGACAGTAAAAAACCATGTCAGTAATATCCTTCAAAAAATGAATGTTAATGATCGAACTCAAGCGGTTGTTTCAGCAATCCGCAAAGGTTGGGTAGAAATACTATAA
- a CDS encoding DegV family protein produces MKVAVMTDSTAYIPKQLRESESIHMVPLSVVFGDVSYQEEVDLTTEEFYRMVKDAENLPKTSQPSIGYIIEMLEKLAVDYDAVVSIHLSSGISGTYQAVARAGELVDGITVYPFDSEISCLPQGFYALEAAKMARDNKPPEAIINRLEQMKQGMRAYFMVDDLNHLHRGGRLNGAQVLVGSLLQVKPILHFVDKKIVPFEKIRTRKKALNRIISLLEEDITKGKPHKVAIIHGNCEPAALALKQELEEKHPSLDCAISYFGPVIGTHLGQGSIGIGWYTK; encoded by the coding sequence ATGAAAGTTGCTGTAATGACAGATAGTACAGCATATATTCCAAAACAGCTCAGGGAAAGCGAATCGATTCATATGGTGCCGTTAAGTGTTGTTTTTGGTGACGTGTCCTATCAAGAAGAAGTGGATCTAACAACAGAAGAATTTTATAGAATGGTAAAAGATGCAGAAAATCTACCAAAAACATCGCAGCCCTCTATTGGATATATCATAGAAATGTTAGAAAAACTTGCAGTTGATTACGATGCAGTTGTATCCATACATCTCTCAAGTGGTATAAGTGGAACCTATCAAGCAGTTGCTCGTGCTGGAGAACTAGTTGATGGAATTACGGTTTATCCTTTTGACTCTGAAATTAGTTGCTTACCCCAAGGTTTTTACGCGTTGGAAGCTGCTAAGATGGCTAGGGATAATAAACCGCCTGAAGCTATTATCAATCGTTTAGAACAAATGAAGCAGGGTATGCGTGCCTATTTTATGGTTGATGATTTAAACCATTTACATCGTGGGGGAAGGCTAAATGGTGCGCAGGTGCTTGTAGGTAGCTTGCTTCAAGTGAAACCAATCCTGCATTTTGTTGATAAGAAGATCGTTCCTTTTGAAAAGATACGTACGCGGAAGAAAGCGTTAAACCGGATTATCAGTTTACTAGAGGAAGACATTACTAAAGGGAAGCCTCATAAAGTGGCAATCATTCATGGAAACTGTGAACCAGCTGCATTGGCTCTGAAACAAGAGTTAGAAGAAAAACATCCTTCATTAGATTGTGCAATTAGTTATTTTGGTCCTGTAATTGGTACCCATTTAGGTCAAGGATCTATTGGTATCGGCTGGTATACGAAATAA
- a CDS encoding DEAD/DEAH box helicase, whose translation MNKVPLDDPAILSNRFSGKLLLRNEIPIDDLTFQRLLNQQQFFAQPSIIKKLGSIQCLRCNNQKRSLFGMLPCQNCSKPHFYCRKCIEMGRVLECEPLYSWSGPEPDWLHHAQPCSWDGVLTERQKLASERIASAVTNQESELLVWAVCGAGKTEMLYEGITNALKLGKRICLATPRADVVRELLPRFSQAFSSVPIQGLYGGSKENDGTAQLILATTHQLLRFQKAFDMMIIDEVDAFPFHADASLPYATNRAKNDKSSTIYLTATPRKDHRKQISRKSLPHIFVPVRFHGHPLPVPTMKMCFTLRKSLQNYSPPASFFTWLKNRNTPSRQLLIFVPTINLATKMKNNLEDKLVATGNIKSKQELITVHASDENREEKVIQFRNKEISVLITTTILERGVTFPSVDVAVIDAGHEVFDEAALVQISGRAGRSYDDPNGEVVFFHDGKTNAMVEAIQSIKSMNKRGGF comes from the coding sequence TTGAATAAGGTCCCCTTGGATGACCCTGCAATCCTCTCAAATCGCTTTTCAGGAAAACTATTATTGCGAAACGAAATCCCCATTGATGATCTTACATTTCAACGACTACTTAACCAACAACAATTTTTCGCACAACCTTCTATTATAAAAAAACTTGGATCGATTCAATGTTTACGGTGTAACAACCAAAAACGATCATTATTTGGAATGCTTCCATGTCAAAATTGCAGTAAGCCTCATTTTTATTGCCGTAAATGTATTGAAATGGGGAGGGTACTTGAATGCGAGCCGCTTTACAGTTGGAGTGGTCCTGAACCAGATTGGCTACATCACGCACAGCCGTGTAGTTGGGATGGCGTGCTGACAGAACGTCAAAAGTTGGCTAGTGAACGCATTGCTTCCGCAGTAACGAATCAAGAGTCGGAACTTTTGGTCTGGGCTGTTTGTGGGGCAGGTAAAACTGAAATGCTTTATGAAGGTATAACGAACGCACTTAAATTAGGAAAGCGAATTTGTTTGGCAACCCCCCGTGCAGACGTGGTACGGGAACTCTTACCACGCTTTAGTCAGGCTTTCTCTTCTGTACCTATTCAAGGCCTTTATGGTGGAAGTAAGGAAAATGATGGAACAGCTCAACTGATTCTAGCTACAACCCACCAACTGCTCCGTTTTCAAAAAGCCTTTGATATGATGATTATTGATGAAGTTGATGCATTTCCCTTTCATGCTGATGCTTCCTTGCCGTACGCCACAAATCGTGCGAAAAATGATAAAAGCTCAACAATATATTTGACTGCAACCCCTCGAAAAGACCATCGTAAACAAATTTCAAGAAAGAGTTTACCTCATATCTTTGTGCCTGTTCGATTTCATGGACACCCATTACCAGTACCAACGATGAAAATGTGCTTTACACTACGAAAAAGTTTACAAAACTATTCTCCTCCTGCTTCTTTTTTTACTTGGTTAAAAAACCGGAATACACCGAGTCGCCAACTACTAATTTTTGTTCCTACCATCAACTTAGCAACAAAGATGAAGAATAATTTGGAGGATAAGCTTGTAGCCACTGGAAATATCAAATCCAAACAGGAATTAATCACTGTACATGCTTCGGATGAAAATAGAGAAGAAAAAGTTATTCAATTTCGTAATAAAGAAATTTCCGTTTTAATTACAACGACTATTTTAGAACGGGGTGTAACATTCCCTTCTGTTGATGTAGCTGTGATTGATGCTGGACATGAAGTGTTTGACGAAGCTGCTTTAGTTCAAATATCAGGGCGTGCTGGTCGAAGTTATGATGACCCTAATGGAGAGGTAGTGTTTTTCCATGATGGTAAAACAAATGCAATGGTAGAAGCAATTCAATCCATTAAATCGATGAATAAACGGGGAGGTTTTTAG